Proteins from a single region of Hermetia illucens chromosome 3, iHerIll2.2.curated.20191125, whole genome shotgun sequence:
- the LOC119651702 gene encoding diphthine methyl ester synthase has protein sequence MFYLIGLGLGDPKDVTVKGLEIIKKCDRVYLESYTSILTCGQTALEEFYGRSLILADRELVEQGADDILAGANTHDVALLVVGDPFGATTHTDFILRAKEKGIPFQVVHNASILNAAGCCGLQLYSFGETISIPYWDDTWKPDSFYDKIKMNRDNNLHTLCLLDIKVKEPTLESLTKKKREYMPPRFMSVNEAAVQLLEILKKKRSEGIADEDLAYTEKSLCIGLSRVGHESQQIVACSMLEMVQSDLGAPLHSLIIPAEKLHPLEEEYVALFKK, from the exons ATGTTTTATTTAATTGGTTTGGGACTTGGCGACCCCAAGGATGTGACAGTCAAAGGattagaaattataaaaaagtgTGATCGAGTTTACTTGGAGTCATATACATCCATTTTGACGTGTGGACAGACAGCACTG GAGGAATTCTACGGCCGTTCATTGATTTTAGCCGACCGTGAATTAGTTGAACAAGGAGCAGATGATATCCTTGCTGGCGCTAACACTCATGATGTTGCATTGCTAGTCGTAGGTGACCCATTTGGTGCTACAACTCATACTGACTTCATCCTGCGAGCCAAAGAAAAGGGAATCCCCTTTCAAGTAGTCCACAACGCTTCAATTCTAAATGCCGCCGGCTGTTGTGGATTGCAACTGTATTCATTTGGTGAGACCATTTCGATACCTTATTGGGACGACACATGGAAACCGGACAGTTTTTAcgataaaattaaaatgaaccGTGACAACAACTTGCATACATTATGCTTATTGGACATTAAAGTAAAGGAGCCAACGCTGGAATCATTAACGAAGAAGAAACGTGAATATATGCCGCCGAGATTCATGAGTGTGAATGAGGCTGCCGTGCAGCTATTAGAGATTTTAAAGAAGAAACGCAGTGAAGGAATTGCTGATGAAGACTTGGCATACACAGAAAAATCTTTGTGCATCGGTTTATCTCGAGTTGGCCACGAAAGCCAACAAATTGTTGCTTGCAGTATGTTAGAAATGGTGCAAAGCGATTTAGGTGCCCCTCTACATTCACTTATCATTCCGGCTGAAAAGTTACATCCGTTAGAAGAAGAATATGTGGCGCTTTTTAAGAAGTAA